The following coding sequences are from one Rhineura floridana isolate rRhiFlo1 chromosome 2, rRhiFlo1.hap2, whole genome shotgun sequence window:
- the EXD2 gene encoding exonuclease 3'-5' domain-containing protein 2 isoform X2, whose product MAVSSGLCVLLRLPQLTSGGQVLPQTLLDVLADGGILKVGVGCWEDACKLLHDYSVAVKGSMDLRYLAMRQSKALPQNGLSLKSLAERILNYPLDKSHHLCCSNWEVEELSPEQVAYAARDAQVSVALFLRLLRLPFFPHAADSEYALPGWEKVLKTCQGLVDVPFKGRNSSSFGEDENTGNSVKKINNQEPVTNGQFPVNQQIKDPRKHKRKPLGIGYSVRKSPLYDNCFLHAPDGQPLCTCDRKKAQWYLDKGIGELVSTDPFIVKLQFEPSGRPESKVDYYLTVKENLCVVCGKRESYIRKNIVPHEYRRHFPIQMKDHNSHDVLLLCTSCHAISNYYDNHLKQLLAEEFGAPIGCEESVRLLEDPIRRQVRSAARALLNADSLPDARKEELLQVIKDFFDSATVSLEMLQEAAGLETRICNESYVPHGLKVVQYFANGGLRSLMQLESRWRQHFLDVMHPKHLPKQWSVDHNHEKLIRKYGEDLQVELS is encoded by the exons ATGGCTGTTTCCAGTGGTCTTTGTGTTCTTCTTCGCTTGCCCCAGCTGACCAGTGGTGGACAGGTTCTTCCACAGACTTTGCTGGACGTTCTGGCAGATGGTGGTATCCTAAAAGTTGGTGTAGGATGTTGGGAAGATGCCTGCAAGCTACTTCATGACTATAGTGTGGCAGTGAAAGGGAGCATGGACCTCCGGTATCTGGCCATGAGACAGAG TAAGGCCCTTCCCCAAAATGGGCTTAGCCTCAAATCCCTTGCTGAGAGGATCCTCAACTACCCTCTTGACAAGTCTCATCATCTGTGCTGCAGCAACTGGGAAGTAGAAGAACTGTCTCCAGAacag GTTGCTTATGCTGCCAGGGATGCCCAGGTGTCAGTAGCTCTGTTCCTCCGTCTGCTGAGATTGCCCTTCTTCCCTCATGCAGCAGACAGTGAATATGCTCTTCCTGGTTGGGAAAAGGTCCTGAAGACATGTCAGGGTTTGGTGGATGTACCTTTCAAAGGAAGAAACAGTAGTAGCTTTGGAGAGGATGAAAATACAGGAAATTCAGtgaaaaaaataaacaatcaGGAACCAGTAACTAATGGACAATTCCCTGTCAACCAACAAATAAAGGATCCTCGAAAACACAAGCGAAAGCCGCTGGGCATAGGATATTCCGTGAG GAAATCTCCCTTGTATGACAACTGCTTCTTACATGCACCAGATGGGCAGCCTCTATGCACTTGTGATCGCAAGAAGGCTCAGTGGTACCTTGACAAGGGCATTGGAG AGTTGGTGAGCACGGACCCATTTATTGTGAagttgcagtttgaaccttctggGCGCCCCGAATCTAAGGTGGATTATTACTTGACAGTCAAAGAGAACTTGTGTGTTGTTTGTGGCAAAAGAGAGTCTTATATTCG GAAGAACATAGTTCCCCACGAGTACCGGAGACACTTCCCCATCCAGATGAAGGACCACAACTCACATGACGTGCTTCTTCTTTGCACCTCCTGTCATGCTATCTCCAATTACTATGACAACCATCTCAAGCAGCTGCTGGCTGAGGAGTTTGGCGCCCCCATTGGCTGTGAGGAGAGTGTTCGTCTGCTGGAGGATCCCATCCGCAGGCAAGTCCGTTCAGCTGCAAGAGCTCTCTTGAATGCAGACAGCCTGCCTGATGCCAGGAAAGAGGAGTTGTTACAGGTCATCAAGGACTTCTTTGACTCTGCGACAGtttccctggagatgctgcaggAAGCAGCTGGACTGGAAACCAG GATTTGTAATGAGAGCTATGTGCCGCATGGCCTAAAAGTGGTCCAGTATTTTGCCAATGGGGGCCTGCGCTCCCTCATGCAGCTGGAGAGTCGTTGGCGCCAGCACTTCTTGGATGTTATGCATCCCAAGCATCTCCCAAAGCAGTGGTCTGTTGATCACAATCATGAGAAGCTAATCCGGAAATATGGGGAGGATCTCCAAGTCGAACTCTCTTGA